In the genome of Treponema pedis, one region contains:
- a CDS encoding AAA family ATPase encodes MNTKEIIEELKNGIGKVIKGKDEVISIFVSAFLTGGHVLLDDIPGVGKTTMVKALAKLIKKEDTLSEDKSVVCQAEFKRLQCTPDLLPYDITGVDIFNAQTQTFEFMQGPVFCDIFLADELNRTPPKVQSALLEVMEERQVTVGRKTHRLSDLFFAAATQNPIETLGTYPLPPAQLDRFMVSLSIGYPDDKAALEILQGNPGILALQALVPVINVSDIYSSRKEQADVFCHSALQKAIIEICNATRSHPDIELGASPRSSLQFLQLAKTAALSKGRSWVEDTDFELIAPAVFAHRCILKNRKVNAKELISEITKTVLQKMDKTVNWAEQGRP; translated from the coding sequence ATGAATACGAAGGAAATTATTGAAGAGTTAAAAAACGGTATAGGTAAGGTTATAAAAGGTAAAGATGAAGTTATTTCTATTTTTGTATCCGCATTTTTAACGGGCGGACATGTTTTGCTTGACGATATTCCGGGAGTGGGTAAGACTACAATGGTAAAGGCTCTTGCAAAACTGATTAAAAAAGAAGATACTTTATCGGAAGATAAAAGCGTAGTCTGTCAAGCCGAATTTAAACGTCTTCAATGTACGCCCGACCTGTTGCCTTATGATATAACCGGTGTGGATATTTTTAATGCTCAAACACAAACCTTTGAATTTATGCAAGGCCCCGTTTTTTGTGATATCTTTTTGGCTGACGAACTTAATAGAACACCGCCCAAAGTTCAGTCGGCGCTTCTTGAAGTAATGGAAGAAAGGCAGGTTACGGTAGGAAGAAAAACTCATAGGCTAAGCGATTTATTTTTTGCGGCGGCCACACAAAATCCTATAGAAACTTTAGGGACATATCCTTTACCGCCTGCACAGCTTGACAGATTTATGGTTTCTCTTTCCATAGGTTATCCCGATGATAAGGCCGCTCTTGAAATATTGCAGGGTAATCCGGGCATTCTAGCCTTGCAGGCTTTGGTTCCCGTCATAAATGTTTCGGATATTTATTCTTCACGGAAAGAGCAGGCTGATGTTTTTTGTCACTCGGCTTTACAAAAAGCAATTATAGAAATTTGCAATGCAACGCGTTCTCATCCGGATATTGAACTTGGTGCATCTCCGCGTTCTTCACTTCAATTTTTACAACTTGCAAAAACTGCGGCACTTTCTAAAGGTCGTTCTTGGGTTGAAGATACCGACTTTGAACTTATAGCTCCTGCCGTATTTGCACACCGCTGTATATTAAAAAACAGAAAAGTAAATGCGAAAGAGTTAATTTCGGAAATAACAAAGACCGTTTTACAAAAAATGGATAAAACCGTAAATTGGGCTGAACAAGGCCGGCCGTAA
- a CDS encoding tetratricopeptide repeat protein has product MLKKVFLLLELIFFVSYFYAQTPEEILSVSDEGIAAENWEKAINSLQTGMKKYPDDYIFPLKLGIIYYNKGLYQPAYKLFKKGLQLDKDNSDFLFYLSNTSAALNQNEEALQYLKKYLLYVPEDRYAAANYGWLCFKCHKAKEGIAFCLDNIKRYGEHLSVCNSLGTLYSEIFDYKNSKKFYTKAIQYAKAENKKYSASIYYYNKAILESSFYNFAEALEDAEAALKMQERNSSYMMIGELEARRNNFKEALAAYTAAAAIDNTPLGTLNAGNIFLSTGNFEQAEQLLSGILNNTDEAWISNYGLSVNEFKSSIYKFKQALYEQKYNFEKTKLSLNFFDWIKTVFNGINYKLKYKYYDSVYRVYSLKVAKEYKKEGKPFLNDSSYILQINSLYFEAFKDKGNKQLKYFENAEKIETEFIPKSEGSYIAERALIEKDLKMLNDGISKMNPEWEKDSIGKLYAQGVKIANKRSPKFYYLYLESLFDINPAAFLQYDINLPVKINISLQKNKSVKISEKKIFSIINSSRFNTDSNSKFELQIKYLNSILSFRLLNKNGFPLFTQNFNIEKLDKTNFKKAVNGLVKKMFTIKL; this is encoded by the coding sequence GTGTTAAAAAAAGTATTTTTGCTTTTAGAGCTTATTTTTTTCGTTTCCTATTTTTATGCACAAACACCTGAAGAAATACTCTCCGTTTCCGATGAGGGCATTGCTGCTGAAAATTGGGAAAAAGCTATAAACAGCCTTCAAACAGGAATGAAAAAATATCCCGATGATTATATATTTCCTTTAAAACTTGGAATTATTTATTACAATAAAGGATTATATCAGCCTGCATATAAACTTTTTAAAAAAGGCTTACAGTTGGATAAAGATAATTCCGATTTTTTATTTTACTTGTCGAACACTTCCGCCGCATTAAATCAAAATGAAGAAGCCTTGCAATATCTTAAAAAATATTTATTATATGTTCCTGAAGACCGTTACGCCGCCGCAAATTACGGTTGGCTTTGTTTTAAATGTCATAAAGCAAAAGAAGGTATTGCATTTTGCTTGGATAATATAAAACGTTATGGCGAGCATCTTTCGGTATGCAACTCTCTCGGAACCTTATACAGCGAGATTTTTGATTATAAAAATTCAAAAAAATTTTATACAAAGGCAATTCAATATGCAAAAGCCGAAAATAAAAAATACTCCGCTTCAATTTACTATTACAATAAGGCAATTTTGGAAAGTTCATTTTATAATTTTGCGGAAGCTCTTGAAGATGCGGAAGCGGCATTAAAAATGCAGGAGCGCAATTCAAGTTATATGATGATAGGAGAGCTGGAGGCTCGAAGAAATAATTTTAAAGAAGCTCTTGCGGCATATACGGCGGCAGCGGCAATTGACAATACTCCTTTAGGTACTTTAAATGCCGGAAATATATTTTTATCAACCGGTAATTTTGAGCAGGCCGAGCAGCTTTTGTCGGGGATACTTAATAATACCGATGAGGCATGGATTTCAAACTACGGATTAAGCGTTAACGAATTTAAGAGTTCTATTTATAAATTTAAACAGGCATTGTATGAGCAAAAATATAATTTTGAAAAAACAAAATTGAGTTTAAATTTTTTCGATTGGATAAAAACGGTTTTTAATGGAATCAATTATAAATTAAAATATAAGTATTACGATTCCGTTTACAGAGTTTATTCGTTAAAAGTTGCAAAGGAATATAAAAAAGAAGGCAAACCTTTTTTAAATGACTCTTCATATATTTTACAGATAAACTCTCTTTATTTTGAAGCATTTAAAGATAAGGGAAATAAGCAGCTGAAATATTTTGAAAATGCCGAAAAAATAGAAACGGAATTTATTCCTAAAAGTGAAGGCAGTTATATTGCCGAAAGAGCTCTTATTGAAAAAGATTTAAAAATGCTTAATGACGGAATTTCTAAAATGAATCCTGAATGGGAAAAAGATTCCATAGGTAAACTATATGCACAAGGAGTAAAAATTGCAAACAAGCGTTCGCCTAAATTTTATTATTTGTATTTGGAGTCTCTTTTTGATATAAACCCCGCCGCCTTTTTACAATATGATATTAATTTGCCCGTTAAAATAAACATAAGTTTGCAAAAGAATAAAAGTGTAAAAATCTCCGAGAAAAAAATTTTTTCTATTATCAATTCCTCACGATTTAATACCGATTCAAATTCAAAATTTGAATTACAAATAAAATATCTTAATAGCATATTATCGTTTAGACTTTTAAATAAAAACGGATTTCCTTTATTTACTCAAAATTTTAATATAGAAAAATTGGATAAAACGAATTTTAAAAAAGCGGTGAACGGGCTTGTAAAAAAAATGTTTACAATAAAATTATAA
- a CDS encoding transglutaminase-like domain-containing protein, producing the protein MLTRFKVIFLFRSFSVLLLSVIPSLFLFEILPPLILPVWSFIIFFLCFKAEEKKIKLSSAIFLIFFTGIIFWFIIFFICKIISLEIFDILYLRLGIIIPFLFLQTLFVSATTVLFLKKEKYRSFEPVLFFILFSSLFWTQENYSLSVFDRYIYAVIFSIVFLLSELTRLFLSFKFGKRQIKFFLFLLPALVFILFFIVKKYNENSVVNHGGLLQPTLFQFDFSDYLTLQGEIKMSGDLVLVAHFNGEFSHNMLRRLYLSGWDKSKGFYEKTAPDEKPQITVLPKTKKNLPHKKFLLRETAEQEYFFVNLSPSSFIAMDYPTSVIPYTIWDSKKFNGGYKVISEAVYSFAGDIYGEAPPLGNDEEGLSPNDLKFYTQIDEDTFSLVNPKAKELTQDIPGYLDKILAIKNYFTDGDFRYSLKPGKAPDGNQLKYFLNETKKGYCTYYAFSFALMLRSLGIPSRVAVGFFVQPESEVLNYYPVRANMAHAWTEVFFPEIGWLSFDATTQQLASGENLNFSFNPGGDEFNSLLSEILENRNEIQYAEAEEKETEQTVSDYIKKFLKKHISFLWITIILIVLFLFLLYKIFPYAVLKFSKNNRRRVLTAGMIFNKKKKKNTSFKAIEKMNALVKKAKFAPLCSEQDVNDAVLILKNSKSE; encoded by the coding sequence ATGCTTACACGATTTAAAGTAATTTTTTTGTTTAGAAGTTTTTCGGTTTTATTGTTAAGCGTTATACCGTCTCTTTTTTTATTTGAGATTTTACCTCCCCTTATTTTACCTGTATGGAGCTTTATAATTTTTTTCTTGTGTTTTAAAGCGGAAGAAAAAAAAATAAAACTGTCGTCTGCAATATTTTTAATTTTTTTTACGGGGATTATATTTTGGTTTATTATTTTTTTTATTTGTAAAATAATTTCACTTGAAATATTCGATATACTTTATTTACGGCTGGGAATAATTATCCCGTTTTTATTTTTGCAAACTTTGTTTGTTTCGGCAACAACAGTTTTATTTTTAAAAAAAGAAAAATACCGCAGCTTTGAACCGGTGCTGTTTTTTATTTTATTCTCAAGTTTATTTTGGACACAGGAGAATTATTCGCTTTCCGTTTTTGACCGTTACATATATGCGGTGATTTTTTCAATCGTATTTTTATTATCCGAATTGACTCGTCTTTTTTTATCTTTTAAATTCGGAAAAAGGCAGATAAAATTTTTTCTTTTTTTGCTGCCCGCTTTAGTTTTTATTTTGTTTTTTATTGTAAAAAAATATAATGAAAATTCCGTTGTGAATCATGGCGGGCTTTTACAGCCTACTCTTTTTCAGTTCGACTTTTCCGATTATCTTACTCTTCAAGGTGAAATTAAAATGAGCGGCGACTTGGTTTTAGTTGCCCATTTTAACGGAGAGTTTTCTCATAATATGCTTCGGCGTCTATATCTTTCCGGCTGGGATAAGTCAAAAGGGTTTTATGAAAAAACCGCTCCGGATGAAAAACCTCAAATAACGGTTTTACCTAAAACCAAAAAAAATCTTCCGCATAAAAAATTTTTATTGCGTGAAACGGCGGAGCAGGAATATTTTTTTGTGAACTTATCACCTTCTTCTTTTATTGCAATGGATTATCCTACAAGTGTAATACCCTATACAATTTGGGATAGTAAAAAATTTAACGGCGGATATAAGGTAATAAGCGAGGCGGTGTATTCGTTTGCAGGAGATATTTACGGTGAAGCTCCTCCTTTAGGAAATGATGAAGAGGGATTAAGCCCGAACGATTTAAAATTTTATACTCAAATAGACGAAGATACTTTTTCACTCGTTAATCCGAAAGCAAAAGAGCTTACTCAGGATATTCCCGGTTATTTGGATAAAATACTTGCAATTAAAAACTATTTTACCGATGGAGATTTCAGATATTCGCTAAAACCTGGCAAAGCTCCCGATGGAAATCAATTAAAGTATTTTTTAAATGAAACAAAAAAAGGTTATTGTACTTATTATGCTTTTTCGTTTGCTTTAATGCTGAGAAGTTTAGGGATTCCCTCACGTGTTGCTGTAGGTTTTTTTGTTCAACCGGAATCTGAGGTTTTAAATTATTATCCGGTACGTGCAAATATGGCTCATGCATGGACGGAAGTTTTTTTTCCAGAAATCGGCTGGCTTAGCTTTGATGCGACTACACAACAATTGGCTTCAGGAGAAAATTTAAATTTTTCATTTAATCCGGGAGGAGATGAATTTAATTCTTTATTAAGTGAAATATTGGAAAATAGAAACGAGATACAATATGCCGAAGCGGAAGAAAAAGAAACGGAACAAACCGTTTCGGATTATATTAAAAAGTTTTTAAAAAAACATATCTCATTTTTATGGATAACGATTATTTTAATTGTGCTTTTTTTGTTTTTGCTGTATAAAATTTTCCCGTATGCGGTTTTAAAGTTTTCTAAAAATAATAGAAGGCGTGTTTTGACGGCAGGAATGATTTTTAATAAGAAAAAAAAGAAAAATACAAGTTTTAAAGCAATTGAAAAAATGAATGCTTTAGTAAAAAAAGCGAAGTTTGCGCCTTTATGTTCCGAACAGGACGTAAATGATGCTGTTTTAATTTTAAAAAATTCCAAATCGGAATAA
- a CDS encoding DUF58 domain-containing protein, translating to MLAIIFLSISICFWKNAVFKIEIKNNEILISPIREKKAFPFLLPAVIPFYCFEFLTDKDNLKSRRLILRIKLNKTETSGVIPQNERGRFFLKYEYAELSDIAGFFSFRFLQREENIKELFIEPVIGKAEVFELPEIFNETFDNKSNLRRNDELYDVRPYIPGDDTRKINWKLFAHTRELSIKQGDFVPPPKRFFTVYINEPVVFSGNEFYKNAYDDFINKAASIAVFLYEHNISFNILFYDNLTKVFQTVSIFADDKTGLEKIKRTFCIPQIYVVRKNKQVENFKLPVLTDEKDKKNCLLCFFMPDDFIVQNYKFLIKAFSGYKNKCAFYFGIKKNTKKSEGLLYSFLFKTQHEKKCEAFTAELNECIEFSAGEMRKEGFYAYTI from the coding sequence TTGCTTGCAATTATTTTTTTATCAATAAGTATATGTTTTTGGAAAAATGCGGTTTTTAAAATTGAAATAAAGAATAATGAAATATTAATTTCTCCTATTAGAGAAAAAAAAGCTTTTCCTTTTCTTTTGCCTGCCGTTATTCCGTTTTATTGTTTTGAATTTTTAACCGATAAAGACAATCTAAAAAGCCGAAGGCTTATATTACGTATTAAGCTTAACAAAACCGAAACTTCAGGAGTCATTCCGCAAAATGAACGAGGCAGGTTTTTTCTTAAATATGAATATGCGGAGCTTTCGGATATTGCAGGTTTTTTTTCGTTTAGGTTTTTACAAAGAGAAGAAAATATAAAAGAACTTTTTATTGAGCCGGTTATCGGTAAAGCGGAAGTTTTTGAGCTTCCTGAAATTTTTAATGAAACTTTTGATAATAAAAGCAATTTACGCAGAAATGATGAATTATATGATGTACGCCCGTACATACCCGGAGATGATACGCGTAAAATAAACTGGAAACTTTTTGCACATACTCGGGAGCTGTCTATAAAGCAAGGCGATTTTGTACCTCCTCCTAAACGGTTTTTTACCGTATATATTAATGAACCGGTTGTTTTTAGCGGAAATGAATTTTATAAAAACGCTTATGATGATTTTATAAATAAGGCCGCTTCTATTGCCGTTTTTTTATATGAGCATAATATTTCTTTTAATATTTTGTTTTATGATAATTTAACAAAGGTTTTTCAAACCGTAAGTATTTTTGCAGATGATAAAACGGGTCTTGAAAAGATAAAAAGAACTTTTTGCATTCCTCAAATTTATGTTGTCCGCAAAAATAAACAAGTTGAAAATTTTAAACTTCCGGTTTTAACCGATGAAAAGGACAAAAAAAATTGTTTATTGTGTTTTTTTATGCCTGACGATTTTATTGTGCAAAATTATAAATTTCTAATAAAAGCTTTTTCCGGTTATAAAAATAAATGCGCATTTTATTTCGGAATAAAGAAAAATACTAAAAAGTCTGAGGGCTTACTATATTCGTTTTTATTTAAAACACAACATGAAAAAAAATGTGAAGCGTTTACCGCCGAACTAAATGAATGCATTGAATTTTCTGCCGGAGAAATGCGTAAGGAAGGATTTTATGCTTACACGATTTAA
- a CDS encoding M16 family metallopeptidase, translated as MKRTKVFAVILIALMLITPAFAESTPIPGLSFFKLDNGLEVFVLENHAVPLTRIQITFRCGALTQTPETCGIFHLYEHMLFKGNKRYKTETEFSAAMTELGIAGWNGSTSTEYVEYHITLPSSKTGKGLEFWSHAMRDPLFDKEELEIEKNVVCNEINGDRTRPTVPIYATITKTMFPKFPWRRDVAGYDKLVRAATQEMLKEMQKTYYIPNNAAIFVSGDVNPKEVLAEVKKYYGDWEKGKDPWDPMPEPQIRPAVKEPVYFVYPDSSFYQGFSTFYMYMRGPDVIREPSSTYAADVWGTLYGLTTGKFKNNIFTAIPKLYEKDQTWAGYYTQRDGGEINFGSIALIDSSTSTAERAKNFKNAIYEEVKKTVADKTYFENKDFTTVKRKLEDEQILSLEKPDKFMESLSFWWSCSSADYFFKYLTNMNKVTKTDIDKFLQTYVLENQPIIIVRMNMDDYKREAEKFKEEGFKVITRENCFWWGENK; from the coding sequence ATGAAACGTACTAAAGTTTTTGCGGTTATACTTATTGCTTTAATGCTGATAACACCCGCATTTGCAGAATCCACACCGATTCCCGGCTTAAGTTTCTTTAAGCTGGATAACGGCTTGGAGGTATTCGTGCTTGAAAATCACGCCGTACCTCTTACAAGGATTCAAATCACATTCAGATGTGGAGCTCTTACTCAAACACCTGAGACTTGCGGAATTTTCCATTTATATGAGCACATGCTGTTTAAAGGAAATAAAAGGTATAAAACCGAAACGGAGTTTTCTGCGGCTATGACGGAACTTGGGATAGCCGGCTGGAACGGAAGCACTTCAACCGAATATGTAGAGTATCATATTACACTTCCGTCAAGCAAAACAGGAAAGGGGCTTGAATTTTGGTCCCATGCAATGCGCGACCCGCTGTTTGATAAGGAAGAGCTTGAAATCGAAAAAAATGTAGTTTGTAATGAAATAAACGGAGACAGAACAAGACCTACAGTCCCTATTTACGCAACTATCACAAAAACTATGTTTCCGAAATTTCCTTGGAGAAGAGATGTTGCCGGTTATGATAAACTTGTACGGGCTGCAACGCAGGAAATGCTAAAAGAAATGCAAAAAACTTATTATATCCCTAACAATGCGGCCATCTTTGTTTCAGGAGATGTTAATCCGAAAGAAGTTCTTGCCGAGGTAAAAAAATATTACGGAGATTGGGAAAAAGGCAAAGACCCTTGGGACCCTATGCCTGAACCTCAAATCCGGCCGGCAGTAAAAGAACCGGTCTATTTCGTATACCCCGATTCTTCCTTTTATCAGGGATTTTCAACTTTTTATATGTATATGAGAGGTCCCGATGTAATTCGAGAACCCTCTTCTACGTATGCGGCGGATGTATGGGGAACGCTTTACGGCTTAACTACCGGAAAATTTAAAAACAATATATTTACAGCTATTCCGAAATTATATGAAAAGGACCAAACTTGGGCTGGATATTATACTCAAAGAGACGGCGGAGAAATAAATTTCGGCTCCATAGCCCTCATTGATTCTTCAACATCTACAGCCGAACGGGCAAAAAATTTTAAAAACGCAATATATGAAGAAGTAAAAAAGACTGTAGCCGATAAAACTTATTTCGAAAATAAAGACTTTACCACAGTAAAACGTAAACTTGAAGACGAACAGATTTTAAGTTTGGAAAAACCCGATAAATTTATGGAAAGCTTATCGTTTTGGTGGTCATGTTCTTCAGCCGATTATTTTTTTAAATATTTAACCAATATGAACAAGGTTACAAAAACCGATATAGATAAATTTTTGCAAACATACGTTTTGGAAAATCAGCCGATAATTATCGTAAGAATGAATATGGACGATTATAAACGGGAAGCTGAAAAATTCAAAGAAGAAGGTTTTAAAGTTATAACCAGAGAAAATTGCTTCTGGTGGGGAGAAAACAAATGA